The following nucleotide sequence is from cyanobacterium endosymbiont of Braarudosphaera bigelowii.
GACAATAACAATATTCTCTCCCTAAAAATTGGCGATCACAAATTACAATTTCACCTGTATCATCTGGCTGTAAAGTAATATCTTCTTGTCTAACCATTAAATCTCCTTCAGGAATGTTTTCAAAAGTTGAAGGAGCCTCCCATTGACCTATTTCTGTTGTCCAAAGCCTTCCTTTTCGTTTGGCAGGAATAAAATTAGCTTGAGTAACAAACTCTGCAACAAAGCGTGATGAAGGATGTGTATAAACTTCTTCAGGAGTTCCAAACTGTTCAATTTTTCCATAGGACATAACCCCTATTTTATCAGATATTGCTAAAGCCTCTTCTTGATCATGAGTAACAAAAATTGCTGTAATACCTGTTCCTTTTAAGACATGACGAATCTCATGTCTTAATTGCAAACGGACTTGTACATCAAGGTTGCTTAATGGTTCGTCTAATAAGATTAATGCAGGCTTAGGAGCTAGAGCTCTAGCTAAAGCTATCCTTTGTTGCTGTCCGCCGGAGAGTTGATGTGGATATCGCTTTTCAAGCCCTTCTAATCCAACTAAGGCTAAAGACTCACCAACACGTTGCTTTACTTTATTTCTACTTAAGTTTTTCTTTTTTAAGCCAAAAGCAATATTGCTAGCAATATTTAAATGAGGAAATAGTGCATAATCTTGAAAAACCATACCTGTATTTCTATATTCAGGAGGTATTGATTCATAGGGACTAGCTATTATATTCCCAGCTAATTCTATAGTTCCAACAGAAGGTTGCTCAAATCCTGCAATTACACGCAAAAGAGTAGTTTTTCCGCATCCTGAAGGGCCAAGCAATCCCAGAATTTCTCCTTGCTTCAACTTAAAGCTAACTTGATCAATAGCTGCCGTTGTATGATTGAGAAACTGTTTAACGATGTGATCAACTTGAAGGATAATAGAATCTGTCATAACTAAGGGGCTTTAATGATAAGTTAGAAATTTTTAGTTGGAAATTATAAGTTTAGGTTTCAAAGGTAAATGAGAGAAGCCCTGATAAAGATTTCTTGTTTTTAGAGGATTCTTTAAGTTATCTTCATAAGTATCCAACTAGGACTAATTTTCAATAAGTACCCTTAACCTGTTACATAATAACATTTCTCCAATTTTTTAAATAAAAAATTCGTAAGAATGAATAATATTTAGCTTGAAGCTTATGTATAAAGAAAATAATTTTTTAGATTGCTGGTTTGATCTGCTCCTAGTGCCACAAGGGGCAGAATATCAAGCAGTTCTTAAAGGGATTAGTAAAAGTTCTAGTAAGGTAAAACTTAAGTCCGTTCCTGCAGGAGTTAAGGCTATTACCAAATTCTTAGAAGAATGGGAACAAAATTCCTATTTTCTCAAAGAATTACCCCAAACTGTCATGATGATAGGTTTGGGCGGAAGTCTATCTCCTAAGAATTCAATCGGAGACATAGTGGTATATAAAGAATGTACTTCACTACAATCTCAACTAAATGAATATAAGCAATGTGATATTTTTTTAAGTCAGTTAGTACTTAAAAAGTTAAAAGATAAGTGTATTCTAGGTAGAGGAATAACGAATCATTATGTTATATCTTCGGCAAAAGAAAAACAAACTTTAGGTAAAATATATAAAGCTGATGTAATTGATATGGAGGGGCTAGCTTTATTAAACTGGGGTCGAAAATGGAATATTTCAGTTATTATTATCAGAATTATTAGTGACAGTTGTCAGCAGGATATGCCAGATTTACGCAATGTTTTTGATATTGATGGTAACCTAAAATATTTTCACTTAGCCATTCAAATGATTAAAAAACCATTATTGTCTATTGATCTTATATGTAGTTCTCTGAAAAGTTTAAACGTCTTAAGAAAATCTATAAAACAGTTAATGTTCTGTTTATAATAAAAAGTAATATTTCAATAACACTTTTCAGAAGATACTAACTATATAAAGTAGTAAGTAATAAGTAATCTTACTACTTACTACTCATTTAACGTTTCTTTAAATATCCCCTCTTATTTCCTCAATTACACCATCACGGATAACAATTTCTATATTGAGTTTTTGAATTAAGTTATCTCCTTTTTTAGCTTGAAAAAAATTTTCTATTTGTCCTTGAACTACTTCTTGGTCTAATTCAACAACTTGAACTTGTTGAATTTGCTGCAAAAATTGATTTTTTTGTTCTAATATCTCACTTTTCTTATGATTAGCTTGAAGGTTTATATTATCAATTTGTTGAGTAACTTGAGAACTAGAAGAAGAAGCATTTTGCTTTTTAAGTTCAGAAATTGCTCTTTTTTCTTGCATTTCTATCTGTTGTATTTGATTGTCAAGCTGATTAATCTGTGATTGTAATTGCTGTTGCATTTCTTCTTTCCAACGAGCAGTTACTATTACTTTAAGATTAACTGGTCTTTTAAGTAGTAAGCTAGTGTTTATTTCGTCCATAAGTTTTATTAGTTTTTATTTTTAATGTTCTATATTTAGAAACAAATTATTAAGAATTAAACATTTTATCAATAATAACCTGATAATGTTTCATAATAACAAGGCGTTTCATCTTTAATGTTTGAGTCATCATACTATTTTCAATAGAAAACGGTTCTAAGATAAAATCAAAAATTTTTATCAGATCATCGGAACGATAACCTGGGCGATTTTGCACTTCTTTTTTCAATTCTTTGCGATATAAATCTTGAACTGTTTGTGAATAAAGATCATGATTATGTAGAAGAATTTCTGAATCGTTTTGTGATGGTATATTCAAATGCAAGTTCTGACTTTCTACCCAAAACCTTAGCATGTCTAAGTTGGGAACTATTAAAGCTCCTAACATTTTTTGATCTTGCCCGACCAACATAATTTGATCGATGTATACACTTCTTAAACAAGCATCTTCAATTGGTTGAGGTTCAATATTTTCTCCATTACTTAAAACAATAGTATCTTTAATTCTGCCAGTGATTACAAGATCATTCATAGGAGTCAACCAGCCTA
It contains:
- a CDS encoding phosphorylase family protein, which encodes MYKENNFLDCWFDLLLVPQGAEYQAVLKGISKSSSKVKLKSVPAGVKAITKFLEEWEQNSYFLKELPQTVMMIGLGGSLSPKNSIGDIVVYKECTSLQSQLNEYKQCDIFLSQLVLKKLKDKCILGRGITNHYVISSAKEKQTLGKIYKADVIDMEGLALLNWGRKWNISVIIIRIISDSCQQDMPDLRNVFDIDGNLKYFHLAIQMIKKPLLSIDLICSSLKSLNVLRKSIKQLMFCL
- a CDS encoding ABC transporter ATP-binding protein — translated: MTDSIILQVDHIVKQFLNHTTAAIDQVSFKLKQGEILGLLGPSGCGKTTLLRVIAGFEQPSVGTIELAGNIIASPYESIPPEYRNTGMVFQDYALFPHLNIASNIAFGLKKKNLSRNKVKQRVGESLALVGLEGLEKRYPHQLSGGQQQRIALARALAPKPALILLDEPLSNLDVQVRLQLRHEIRHVLKGTGITAIFVTHDQEEALAISDKIGVMSYGKIEQFGTPEEVYTHPSSRFVAEFVTQANFIPAKRKGRLWTTEIGQWEAPSTFENIPEGDLMVRQEDITLQPDDTGEIVICDRQFLGREYCYCLKTPSGCQINARTTLQTQLPIGTRVQLIIVPQSPQVFPAVPFKMHKRKEFSLLSI
- a CDS encoding YlqD family protein, with the protein product MDEINTSLLLKRPVNLKVIVTARWKEEMQQQLQSQINQLDNQIQQIEMQEKRAISELKKQNASSSSSQVTQQIDNINLQANHKKSEILEQKNQFLQQIQQVQVVELDQEVVQGQIENFFQAKKGDNLIQKLNIEIVIRDGVIEEIRGDI